In Ahaetulla prasina isolate Xishuangbanna chromosome 5, ASM2864084v1, whole genome shotgun sequence, the following are encoded in one genomic region:
- the KCTD21 gene encoding BTB/POZ domain-containing protein KCTD21, with product MSEPITLNVGGKLYTTSLSTLTSFPDSMLGAMFSGKMPTKRDSQGHCFIDRDGKVFRYILNFLRTSHLDLPEDFQEMGLLRREADFYQVQPLIEALLEKEVELSKAEKNAMLNITLDQRTQTVHFTVREAPQIYSLSSSNMEVFSAHIFSTSSLFLKLLGSKLYYCFNGNLASISTYLEDPYHVTLDWVASVEGLPEEEYTRQNLKRLWVLPTKKQINSFQVFVEEVLKIAMSDGFCVDSTHPHTTDFMNNKIIRLIRYR from the coding sequence ATGTCGGAACCCATAACGCTGAATGTTGGCGGGAAGTTATACACGACCTCCCTCTCCACTTTGACCAGCTTTCCGGACTCTATGCTGGGTGCCATGTTCAGTGGGAAGATGCCCACCAAAAGGGACAGCCAAGGCCACTGCTTCATTGACCGAGACGGCAAAGTTTTCCGCTACATCCTCAACTTCTTGAGAACTTCTCACCTGGACCTTCCCGAGGACTTCCAAGAAATGGGCCTGCTTCGGCGAGAAGCGGACTTTTACCAGGTCCAACCACTCATTGAGGCTCTACTGGAGAAGGAAGTGGAGCTCTCTAAAGCTGAGAAAAACGCGATGCTGAACATCACTTTGGATCAAAGGACACAAACGGTTCATTTCACCGTCCGGGAAGCTCCTCAGATCTACAGCTTGTCCTCTTCTAACATGGAGGTGTTCAGCGCTCACATCTTCAGCACTTCCAGTTTGTTCCTCAAACTCCTGGGCTCCAAGCTTTACTACTGCTTCAACGGCAACCTGGCCTCCATCTCTACTTATTTAGAAGATCCCTACCACGTCACCTTGGATTGGGTGGCCAGCGTGGAAGGTCTACCCGAAGAGGAATACACAAGGCAGAACCTAAAGAGGCTGTGGGTCCTTCCCACCAAGAAACAAATTAACAGTTTCCAGGTTTTTGTGGAGGAAGTGCTAAAAATTGCCATGAGTGATGGGTTTTGTGTAGACTCCACTCACCCACACACGACGGATTTCATGAACAATAAGATTATTCGGCTGATCCGGTACAGATAA